In one window of Flavobacterium ginsengisoli DNA:
- the hpf gene encoding ribosome hibernation-promoting factor, HPF/YfiA family has protein sequence MKVDVHAVNFTVDRKLVDFIQERMGKLEKYYDRVVSSDVFLKVERTSDKENKVVEIKINVPGDDFLVKKQCKTFEEAVELSAESLERLLVKRKEKIRAHI, from the coding sequence ATGAAGGTAGATGTTCATGCAGTTAATTTTACTGTCGACAGAAAATTGGTCGATTTTATCCAAGAAAGAATGGGTAAGCTAGAGAAATACTACGATCGAGTGGTTTCATCAGATGTTTTTTTGAAAGTTGAAAGAACGAGTGATAAAGAGAATAAGGTGGTGGAGATAAAGATTAATGTTCCTGGTGATGATTTTTTGGTAAAAAAACAGTGTAAAACATTTGAAGAGGCCGTTGAGCTTTCGGCAGAATCATTAGAACGTTTGCTTGTAAAAAGGAAAGAAAAAATTAGAGCGCACATTTAA
- the rpoB gene encoding DNA-directed RNA polymerase subunit beta: protein MITNQTERLNFASTKNIPDYPDFLDVQVKSFKDFFQLETKSDERGNEGLYNTFMENFPITDTRNNFVLEFLDYFVDPPRYTIQECIERGLTYSVPLKARLKLYCTDPEHEDFETIVQDVYLGTIPYMTPSGTFVINGAERVVVSQLHRSPGVFFGQSFHANGTKLYSARVIPFKGSWIEFSTDINSVMYAYIDRKKKLPVTTLFRAIGFERDKDILEIFDLAEEIKVSKTGIKKYIGRRLAARVLNTWHEDFVDEDTGEVVSIERNEIILDRDTIIDKDNVEEIIDSNVKSILLHKEDNNQADYAIIHNTLQKDPTNSEKEAVEHIYRQLRNAEPPDEETARGIIDKLFFSDQRYNLGEVGRYRMNKKLDLDIPMDKQVLTKEDIITIVKYLIELINSKAEIDDIDHLSNRRVRTVGEQLSQQFGVGLARMARTIRERMNVRDNEVFTPIDLINAKTLSSVINSFFGTNQLSQFMDQTNPLAEITHKRRLSALGPGGLSRERAGFEVRDVHYTHYGRLCPIETPEGPNIGLISSLGVYAKVNGMGFIETPYRKVTNGVVDLESTPVYLSAEEEEGKMIAQANIEMDETGKITASNVIAREEGDFPVVEPSVVHYTDVAPNQIASISASLIPFLEHDDANRALMGSNMMRQAVPLIRPEAPIVGTGLERQVASDSRVLINAEGHGTVEYVDANIITIKYDRTEDERMVSFDADEKTYNLIKFRKTNQGTSINLKPIVRRGDRVVPGQVLSEGYATQNGELALGRNLKVAFMPWKGYNFEDAIVISEKVVRDDIFTSIHVDDYSLEVRDTKLGNEELTNDIPNVSEEATKDLDENGMIRIGAEVKPGDILIGKITPKGESDPTPEEKLLRAIFGDKAGDVKDASLKASPSLHGVVLDKKLFARAVKDKRKRTQDKDALGALEMEFETKFVELKDRLVEKLFLIVNGKTSQGVMNDLGEEVLPKGKKYTQKMLYAVEDFAHLSKGQWVADDATNKMVNDLIHNYKIKLNDLQGALRREKFTITVGDELPSGILKLAKIYIAKKRKLKVGDKMAGRHGNKGIVARIVRHEDMPFLEDGTPVDIVLNPLGVPSRMNIGQIYETVLGWAGMNLGRKFATPIFDGASLDEINALTDEANVPRFGHTYLYDGGTGERFAQKATVGVIYMLKLGHMVDDKMHARSIGPYSLITQQPLGGKAQFGGQRFGEMEVWALEAYGASSTLREILTVKSDDVIGRAKTYEAIVKGETMPEPGLPESFNVLMHELKGLGLDLRLEE from the coding sequence ATGATAACAAATCAGACTGAAAGATTGAATTTTGCCTCTACAAAAAATATCCCTGATTATCCAGATTTCTTAGATGTTCAGGTTAAATCTTTTAAAGATTTCTTTCAATTAGAAACGAAATCTGACGAAAGAGGCAACGAAGGGTTATACAATACCTTCATGGAAAACTTCCCAATTACAGATACAAGAAACAACTTTGTATTGGAATTCCTAGATTATTTTGTTGATCCTCCACGTTATACAATTCAAGAATGTATAGAGAGAGGTCTTACTTATAGTGTGCCTTTAAAAGCTAGGTTAAAACTATACTGTACAGATCCAGAACACGAAGATTTTGAAACTATTGTACAAGATGTTTATCTTGGAACAATTCCTTACATGACTCCTAGTGGTACTTTTGTTATTAATGGTGCCGAGCGTGTTGTAGTATCTCAATTACACCGTTCTCCAGGGGTTTTCTTTGGACAGTCATTCCACGCAAATGGAACTAAACTTTATTCTGCGAGAGTAATTCCTTTTAAAGGTTCTTGGATAGAATTCTCTACAGATATCAACAGCGTAATGTACGCTTATATCGATAGAAAGAAAAAATTACCTGTAACGACTTTATTCCGTGCTATCGGTTTCGAAAGAGATAAGGATATCCTTGAAATTTTCGACTTAGCTGAAGAAATTAAAGTTTCTAAAACTGGTATTAAGAAATATATTGGAAGAAGACTTGCTGCACGTGTATTGAATACATGGCACGAGGATTTCGTAGATGAGGATACTGGAGAAGTAGTTTCTATCGAACGTAACGAAATCATCCTTGATCGTGATACAATTATCGACAAAGATAATGTTGAAGAGATCATCGATTCTAACGTAAAATCTATTTTGTTACACAAAGAGGATAATAACCAAGCAGATTATGCTATTATCCACAATACGTTACAAAAAGATCCAACAAACTCTGAAAAAGAAGCTGTAGAGCACATTTACCGTCAGTTGCGTAACGCTGAACCGCCTGATGAGGAAACTGCTCGTGGTATTATAGATAAATTGTTCTTCTCTGATCAACGTTATAATTTAGGTGAAGTTGGTCGTTACAGAATGAACAAAAAATTAGATTTAGATATCCCTATGGATAAGCAAGTGCTTACTAAAGAGGATATTATTACAATCGTTAAATATTTGATCGAATTGATCAACTCTAAAGCAGAGATTGATGATATCGACCACTTATCAAACCGTCGTGTTAGAACAGTTGGTGAACAATTGTCTCAACAATTCGGTGTTGGTTTAGCACGTATGGCTAGAACTATTCGTGAGAGAATGAACGTTAGAGATAACGAGGTGTTTACACCAATTGATTTGATCAATGCTAAAACATTATCATCAGTTATCAACTCTTTCTTTGGAACTAACCAGTTATCTCAATTTATGGACCAAACGAATCCATTAGCTGAGATTACACACAAAAGAAGACTTTCTGCACTTGGACCAGGTGGACTTTCGAGAGAGAGAGCTGGTTTCGAGGTTCGTGACGTTCACTATACTCACTATGGTCGTTTATGTCCGATTGAAACTCCTGAGGGACCAAACATTGGTTTGATTTCATCTCTTGGTGTTTATGCAAAAGTTAACGGAATGGGATTCATTGAAACTCCATACCGTAAAGTAACAAATGGTGTAGTTGATTTAGAAAGTACTCCAGTTTACTTAAGTGCTGAAGAAGAAGAAGGTAAAATGATTGCTCAGGCAAACATTGAAATGGACGAAACTGGTAAAATTACAGCTAGCAATGTAATTGCTCGTGAGGAAGGTGACTTCCCAGTTGTTGAACCATCTGTAGTTCATTATACAGACGTTGCTCCTAACCAGATCGCTTCGATTTCTGCATCTTTGATTCCTTTCTTGGAGCATGATGATGCGAACCGTGCGTTGATGGGATCTAACATGATGCGTCAGGCAGTTCCTTTGATCCGTCCTGAAGCACCGATTGTTGGTACAGGTTTAGAGCGTCAGGTAGCTTCAGATTCAAGAGTATTGATCAATGCTGAAGGGCATGGTACTGTTGAATACGTAGATGCTAACATCATTACTATTAAATACGATCGTACAGAAGACGAAAGAATGGTAAGTTTTGATGCTGATGAGAAAACGTACAACTTAATTAAATTTAGAAAAACCAATCAAGGTACAAGTATCAACTTGAAACCTATCGTAAGAAGAGGTGATAGAGTTGTTCCTGGACAAGTATTGTCTGAAGGATATGCTACTCAAAATGGAGAATTAGCTTTAGGTAGAAACTTAAAAGTTGCGTTCATGCCATGGAAAGGGTACAACTTCGAGGATGCGATTGTAATTTCTGAAAAAGTAGTTCGCGATGATATTTTTACTTCTATCCACGTTGATGATTATTCATTAGAGGTTAGAGATACTAAGTTAGGAAACGAAGAGTTAACAAACGATATTCCTAACGTTTCTGAAGAAGCTACTAAAGATTTAGATGAAAACGGTATGATTAGAATTGGAGCAGAGGTTAAACCTGGCGACATTTTGATCGGAAAAATTACACCAAAAGGGGAATCAGATCCTACTCCAGAGGAGAAATTGCTTCGTGCAATCTTCGGAGATAAAGCAGGTGATGTAAAAGATGCTTCATTAAAAGCTTCTCCATCTTTACATGGTGTAGTTCTTGACAAAAAATTATTTGCAAGAGCCGTAAAAGATAAACGTAAACGTACTCAGGATAAAGATGCTTTAGGCGCTTTAGAAATGGAGTTTGAAACTAAATTTGTTGAATTAAAAGACAGATTAGTTGAAAAATTATTCTTGATCGTTAACGGAAAAACATCTCAAGGTGTAATGAACGATTTGGGTGAAGAAGTTTTGCCAAAAGGTAAAAAATATACTCAAAAAATGCTTTACGCAGTAGAAGATTTTGCTCACTTAAGCAAAGGTCAATGGGTTGCTGATGATGCTACAAATAAAATGGTTAATGATTTAATTCATAACTATAAAATTAAGCTGAACGACTTACAAGGAGCTTTAAGAAGAGAGAAATTCACTATTACAGTTGGAGATGAATTACCATCTGGAATCTTGAAATTGGCTAAAATCTATATCGCTAAAAAACGTAAGTTAAAAGTAGGTGATAAAATGGCGGGACGTCACGGTAACAAAGGTATTGTTGCTAGAATCGTTCGTCATGAAGATATGCCTTTCTTAGAAGATGGAACACCAGTAGATATCGTATTGAATCCACTTGGGGTACCTTCACGTATGAACATTGGTCAGATTTATGAGACTGTTCTTGGATGGGCGGGTATGAACTTGGGTAGAAAATTTGCTACTCCAATTTTCGACGGTGCTTCTCTTGACGAGATCAATGCTTTGACTGATGAAGCTAACGTACCACGTTTCGGACATACTTATCTTTATGATGGTGGAACTGGAGAGCGTTTTGCACAAAAAGCAACTGTGGGTGTAATTTACATGCTTAAATTAGGACACATGGTTGATGATAAGATGCACGCACGTTCTATCGGACCATACTCATTGATTACGCAACAGCCACTTGGAGGTAAGGCTCAATTTGGAGGTCAGCGTTTTGGAGAGATGGAGGTTTGGGCACTTGAGGCTTATGGAGCTTCTAGTACATTACGTGAAATCTTAACTGTGAAGTCTGATGACGTTATTGGTAGAGCTAAAACTTACGAAGCTATCGTTAAGGGTGAAACTATGCCAGAACCAGGTTTACCAGAATCATTCAATGTATTAATGCACGAATTGAAAGGTCTAGGTTTAGATCTTCGTTTGGAAGAATAA
- the nusG gene encoding transcription termination/antitermination protein NusG has translation MADNNVKKWYVVRAVSGQENKVKAYIETEIARLGMEDYVSQVLVPTEKVVTVKDGKKSSKDKVYFPGYVMIEANLVGEIPHIIKSITSVIGFLGETKGGEPVPLRLSEVNRMLGKVDELAVNTDTRSIPFSVGETVKVIDGPFNGFNGSVEKINEEKRKLEVMVKIFGRKTPLELSFMQVEKV, from the coding sequence ATGGCAGATAATAATGTGAAAAAATGGTACGTAGTTAGAGCGGTTAGTGGTCAAGAAAATAAAGTGAAAGCTTATATCGAGACTGAGATTGCGAGATTAGGTATGGAGGATTATGTTTCTCAAGTTTTGGTTCCTACTGAAAAAGTGGTTACTGTAAAAGATGGGAAAAAATCATCTAAGGATAAAGTGTATTTTCCTGGATATGTTATGATCGAAGCTAACTTAGTTGGTGAGATTCCTCATATTATTAAGTCAATTACTAGTGTTATTGGATTTTTAGGGGAAACTAAAGGTGGAGAGCCGGTTCCTTTAAGACTTTCTGAAGTAAACCGTATGTTAGGTAAGGTAGATGAGCTAGCTGTAAATACAGATACTCGCTCTATTCCATTTAGTGTTGGTGAAACTGTTAAGGTTATTGATGGACCTTTCAATGGATTTAATGGATCTGTTGAGAAAATCAATGAAGAAAAGCGTAAGCTTGAGGTAATGGTTAAGATTTTCGGAAGAAAGACTCCATTAGAATTGAGTTTTATGCAAGTTGAAAAAGTATAA
- a CDS encoding tyrosine-type recombinase/integrase translates to MKTNKEAFSDYLLLEKKYSVHTVGAYLNDIVSFGSFVKESFGQESIDLVNYSQVRSWIVFLVDQGISNVSINRKMASLKAFYKFLLKTKQIEVNPMLKHKSLKTPKVVQIPFSEKELADLFTVIGAPVGFEEIRDRLIVEMFYVTGMRRAELINLMIKNVDRSNGLIKVLGKRNKERIIPILPIIADQIDLYVKERDDLDSLVNYECFFVSKKGLKLSESFVYRLINSYFSRVSEKVKKSPHVLRHTFATHLLNNGADLNSVKELLGHSSLASTQVYTHNSLAELKKVYRGAHPRSK, encoded by the coding sequence ATGAAAACAAATAAAGAAGCTTTTTCGGATTATCTTTTATTGGAAAAAAAATATTCTGTACATACAGTTGGAGCTTACTTGAATGATATTGTGTCTTTTGGATCTTTTGTGAAAGAATCTTTTGGGCAAGAGAGTATTGATTTGGTTAATTATAGCCAGGTAAGAAGTTGGATCGTTTTTTTGGTTGATCAGGGTATTTCGAATGTTTCCATCAATAGAAAAATGGCTTCTTTAAAAGCATTTTATAAATTTCTTTTGAAAACAAAACAAATAGAGGTTAATCCTATGCTGAAGCATAAATCTCTAAAAACGCCCAAAGTGGTTCAGATTCCTTTTTCGGAAAAAGAACTGGCTGATTTGTTTACAGTGATAGGTGCTCCTGTTGGTTTTGAGGAAATAAGAGATAGGCTTATTGTGGAGATGTTTTATGTGACAGGGATGCGTCGAGCGGAATTGATTAATTTGATGATTAAAAATGTGGATCGTTCAAATGGTTTGATTAAGGTTTTGGGAAAAAGAAATAAAGAGCGCATTATTCCGATTTTGCCGATTATTGCAGATCAGATTGATTTGTATGTAAAGGAAAGGGATGATTTGGATAGTTTGGTAAATTATGAGTGTTTTTTTGTTTCGAAAAAAGGGTTAAAATTGAGCGAATCTTTTGTTTATCGTTTAATAAATTCATACTTTAGTAGGGTCTCAGAAAAGGTAAAAAAAAGTCCGCATGTGCTTCGTCATACTTTTGCAACACACCTTTTGAATAATGGGGCAGATTTGAATTCAGTTAAAGAATTACTAGGGCATTCTAGTTTGGCGTCTACGCAAGTTTATACTCATAATAGTTTAGCGGAGCTTAAGAAAGTGTATAGAGGTGCGCATCCTAGAAGTAAATAG
- the secE gene encoding preprotein translocase subunit SecE: MTKVTNYLSEAFEELKSNVTWPAWAEVQKLTIVVAVFSILFALATWGVDEFFAKALAGFFNWLKG, from the coding sequence ATGACAAAAGTTACTAATTATTTATCAGAGGCTTTCGAAGAGTTAAAGTCAAATGTTACTTGGCCAGCTTGGGCTGAAGTACAAAAATTGACAATTGTTGTGGCTGTATTTTCGATCTTATTCGCTTTGGCAACTTGGGGAGTAGACGAATTTTTTGCAAAAGCTTTGGCTGGATTTTTTAACTGGTTAAAAGGATAA
- the rplK gene encoding 50S ribosomal protein L11: MAKEISKVVKLQVKGGAANPSPPVGPALGAAGVNIMEFCKQFNARTQDKPGKICPVQITVYKDKSFDFVVKTPPAAVQLMEVAKLKSGSGEPNRKKVASVTWEQIRTIAEDKMPDLNAFTIEKAMSMVAGTARSMGITVSGDAPF; this comes from the coding sequence ATGGCTAAAGAAATTAGTAAGGTAGTTAAACTACAAGTTAAGGGAGGTGCTGCGAACCCGTCGCCACCGGTTGGACCTGCTTTAGGAGCTGCTGGGGTAAACATCATGGAGTTCTGTAAGCAATTTAATGCTAGAACTCAAGATAAACCTGGCAAAATTTGTCCAGTGCAAATCACTGTGTACAAAGACAAATCATTTGATTTTGTTGTTAAGACTCCTCCAGCAGCAGTTCAGTTAATGGAAGTCGCAAAGCTAAAATCTGGTTCTGGTGAGCCTAATCGTAAAAAAGTAGCAAGCGTTACTTGGGAACAAATTAGAACTATTGCTGAAGACAAAATGCCAGACTTAAACGCTTTCACAATTGAGAAAGCTATGAGTATGGTTGCTGGAACAGCTAGATCTATGGGTATAACTGTATCAGGAGATGCTCCTTTTTAA
- the rplL gene encoding 50S ribosomal protein L7/L12, whose amino-acid sequence MADLKQFAEQLVNLTVKEVNELATILKDEYGIEPAAAAVVVAAGGGDGAAEEAQTEFTVVLKDAGASKLAVVKLVKELTGLGLKEAKDVVDGAPSNVKEGVSKEEAEGLKKSLEEAGATVELK is encoded by the coding sequence ATGGCAGATTTGAAACAATTCGCAGAACAATTAGTTAACTTAACAGTTAAAGAAGTTAACGAATTAGCAACAATATTAAAAGATGAGTACGGAATCGAGCCTGCTGCTGCTGCTGTAGTAGTTGCTGCTGGTGGAGGAGACGGTGCTGCTGAAGAAGCACAAACTGAATTTACAGTTGTATTGAAAGATGCAGGAGCTTCTAAATTAGCTGTTGTAAAATTAGTTAAAGAATTAACTGGTTTAGGTCTTAAAGAAGCTAAAGATGTAGTTGACGGTGCACCAAGCAACGTTAAAGAAGGTGTTTCTAAAGAAGAGGCTGAAGGTCTTAAAAAATCTTTAGAAGAGGCTGGAGCTACTGTTGAGCTTAAATAA
- the rplJ gene encoding 50S ribosomal protein L10: protein MTREEKSIAIENLTAQLAGTNIIYISDISGLNAETTSNLRRACFKAGIKLEVVKNTLLAKAMEASDNDYGDLPTVLSGNSAIFISDVANAPGKIIKDFRKKSDKPVLKGAYINSEVYIGDNQLDALATIKSKEELIGEIIGLLQSPAQRIISALQNKFAGSEEEGAE from the coding sequence ATGACTAGAGAAGAAAAATCAATCGCGATTGAAAATTTAACTGCGCAGTTAGCTGGTACAAATATCATTTACATTTCTGATATTTCTGGTTTAAACGCAGAGACAACTTCAAACTTACGTAGAGCTTGTTTCAAAGCAGGTATCAAATTAGAAGTTGTAAAGAACACTTTGCTTGCAAAAGCAATGGAAGCTTCTGATAATGATTATGGTGATTTACCTACAGTTTTATCAGGTAACAGTGCTATCTTTATTTCTGATGTTGCTAACGCACCTGGAAAAATTATCAAAGATTTCCGTAAGAAATCTGATAAACCAGTTTTAAAAGGAGCTTACATCAATTCTGAAGTATATATTGGTGATAACCAATTAGATGCATTAGCTACAATTAAATCTAAAGAAGAGCTTATCGGAGAAATCATTGGATTATTACAATCTCCAGCTCAAAGAATTATTTCTGCTTTACAAAACAAATTCGCTGGAAGCGAAGAAGAAGGAGCAGAGTAA
- the rplA gene encoding 50S ribosomal protein L1 produces the protein MAKLTKKQKEVASKIEKNKLYSLKDLAALIKVVASAKFDESVDIAVRLGVDPRKANQMVRGVVTLPHGTGKDVKVLALVTPDKEAEAREAGADHVGLDDYLQKIKDGWTDVDVIITMPAVMGKLGPLGRILGPRGLMPNPKTGTVTMDVAKAVQEVKAGKIDFKVDKTGIVHAGIGKVSFGAEQIVDNAHEIIQTLIKLKPTVAKGTYIKGIHLTSTMSPAIALDPKAV, from the coding sequence ATGGCAAAATTAACAAAAAAGCAAAAAGAGGTCGCTTCAAAAATTGAAAAGAACAAATTATACTCTTTAAAAGATCTTGCTGCATTAATTAAAGTTGTTGCTTCTGCAAAATTTGATGAGTCTGTTGATATCGCAGTTCGTTTGGGTGTTGATCCAAGAAAAGCGAATCAAATGGTTAGAGGTGTAGTTACTTTACCTCACGGAACAGGAAAAGACGTTAAAGTATTAGCATTGGTTACTCCAGATAAAGAAGCGGAAGCTAGAGAAGCTGGAGCAGATCACGTTGGTCTTGACGATTACTTACAAAAAATTAAAGACGGTTGGACAGATGTTGATGTGATCATTACTATGCCTGCTGTTATGGGTAAATTAGGTCCATTAGGTCGTATTTTAGGACCTAGAGGTTTAATGCCAAACCCTAAAACAGGTACTGTAACTATGGATGTTGCTAAAGCTGTTCAAGAAGTTAAAGCTGGTAAAATTGACTTTAAAGTTGATAAAACTGGTATCGTACACGCAGGAATCGGTAAAGTTTCTTTTGGGGCTGAGCAGATTGTTGACAACGCACACGAAATTATTCAAACATTAATAAAACTTAAACCAACTGTTGCTAAAGGTACATACATCAAAGGTATTCACCTTACAAGCACAATGAGTCCTGCTATCGCATTAGACCCAAAAGCAGTATAA
- the tuf gene encoding elongation factor Tu, whose amino-acid sequence MAKENFNRSKPHLNIGTIGHVDHGKTTLTAAITKVLSDAGYCQAKSFDQIDNAPEEKERGITINTSHVEYETANRHYAHVDCPGHADYVKNMVTGAAQMDGAILVVVATDGPMPQTREHILLGRQVGIPRIVVFMNKVDMVDDAELLELVEMEIRDLLSFYEYDGDNGPVVQGSALGGLNNDPNWVPKIIELMEAVDNWIEEPVRDVAKPFLMPVEDVFTITGRGTVATGRIETGVANTGDPVEIIGMGAEKLTSTITGVEMFRKILDRGEAGDNVGLLLRGIDKADIKRGMVIIKPGSVKPHAKFKAEVYILKKEEGGRHTPFHNNYRPQFYVRTTDVTGVISLPAGVEMVMPGDNLTIEVALLSPIAMNVGLRFAIREGGRTVGAGQVTEIVE is encoded by the coding sequence ATGGCAAAGGAGAATTTTAATCGTTCCAAACCGCACTTAAACATAGGTACAATTGGACACGTAGATCACGGAAAAACTACATTAACTGCCGCAATTACAAAAGTATTGTCAGATGCTGGTTACTGTCAAGCAAAATCGTTTGATCAAATCGATAACGCTCCAGAGGAGAAAGAAAGAGGTATTACTATTAATACATCACACGTAGAGTACGAAACAGCTAACCGTCACTACGCTCACGTTGACTGTCCAGGTCACGCGGATTACGTAAAGAACATGGTTACTGGTGCGGCTCAAATGGACGGAGCTATCTTAGTAGTTGTCGCTACAGATGGTCCAATGCCACAAACTCGTGAGCACATCCTTCTAGGACGTCAGGTAGGTATTCCAAGAATCGTTGTTTTCATGAACAAAGTGGATATGGTTGATGATGCTGAGTTATTAGAGCTTGTTGAAATGGAAATTAGAGATTTATTATCTTTCTACGAATATGATGGAGATAATGGTCCTGTAGTTCAAGGTTCTGCTTTAGGAGGATTAAACAATGATCCAAACTGGGTACCTAAAATTATCGAATTAATGGAAGCTGTTGACAACTGGATCGAAGAGCCAGTACGTGACGTTGCTAAACCATTCTTGATGCCAGTTGAGGACGTATTTACAATTACAGGTCGTGGAACTGTTGCTACAGGTCGTATCGAAACTGGAGTTGCTAACACTGGAGATCCTGTTGAAATCATTGGTATGGGAGCTGAAAAATTAACTTCTACTATTACAGGAGTTGAGATGTTCCGTAAAATCCTTGATAGAGGTGAAGCTGGAGATAACGTAGGTTTATTGTTAAGAGGTATTGATAAAGCTGATATCAAAAGAGGTATGGTTATTATTAAGCCAGGTTCAGTAAAACCACACGCTAAATTCAAAGCTGAGGTTTATATCTTGAAAAAAGAAGAAGGTGGACGTCACACTCCATTCCACAATAACTACCGTCCACAGTTCTACGTACGTACAACTGACGTAACAGGAGTTATTTCTTTACCAGCAGGTGTAGAGATGGTAATGCCAGGTGATAACTTAACTATTGAGGTTGCTTTATTAAGCCCAATCGCTATGAACGTAGGTTTACGTTTCGCTATCCGTGAAGGTGGTAGAACAGTTGGTGCTGGTCAGGTTACTGAAATCGTAGAGTAA